A region of Dethiosulfovibrio russensis DNA encodes the following proteins:
- a CDS encoding PilN domain-containing protein codes for MTVRLNLLPAELRPVEKSNRVDFTRILAASLSAAVVLVCGGVLVSGAMRSHTLRGKLDEVESRKEVLSIQSTNLISELKRLKDREALMSATLSLLHGDVPLLEIFRQIELSLPDGVWLSSVKAEAGSLHLNGFSYNENDVVLFATGLIDSPVIEQVGFPNTRRVSREGTSLVEFRLLCSISKNIPDKEVSP; via the coding sequence ATGACAGTTCGATTGAACCTGCTTCCTGCGGAATTGCGCCCGGTGGAGAAGTCCAACAGGGTAGACTTTACGAGGATTCTGGCTGCATCACTTTCCGCAGCGGTAGTACTCGTCTGCGGCGGTGTGTTGGTCAGCGGTGCTATGCGATCCCATACTCTGAGGGGCAAACTGGATGAGGTGGAGAGCAGAAAAGAGGTGCTCTCGATCCAGTCGACCAACCTCATATCCGAGCTGAAACGACTGAAAGACAGAGAGGCTCTTATGTCTGCTACCTTGAGCCTTCTGCACGGAGACGTCCCCTTGCTAGAGATCTTCAGACAGATAGAGCTTTCTCTGCCCGACGGGGTATGGCTTTCCTCCGTAAAGGCCGAGGCCGGAAGCCTTCATCTGAATGGTTTTTCCTACAACGAAAACGATGTGGTCCTGTTCGCAACTGGGTTGATAGATTCTCCTGTGATAGAGCAGGTAGGGTTTCCCAATACCAGGAGGGTCTCTCGAGAGGGCACGAGCTTGGTCGAATTTCGTCTGCTTTGTTCTATCTCGAAAAATATCCCCGATAAAGAGGTGTCGCCATGA
- the efp gene encoding elongation factor P, which translates to MAQVVDTSKFYPGIKIVWQEGMWEVVEFQHHKMGRGGAVVKTKLRNLDTGSIIENAFRSGEKFDRIVFEEKPAQFLYQDGDSYVFMDMVSYDQIYLSTEVLGKAIKYLTDNIEVTLEMYGERIMGIELPNSVTLKIIETSPNFKGDTASGGGKPATTETGLTVTVPMFVEVGEDIVVDTRTGAYLERAKK; encoded by the coding sequence ATGGCACAGGTAGTGGATACAAGCAAGTTTTACCCCGGCATCAAGATAGTGTGGCAGGAAGGAATGTGGGAGGTCGTAGAGTTCCAGCACCATAAGATGGGAAGAGGCGGAGCGGTCGTAAAGACCAAGTTGAGAAACCTCGATACTGGATCCATCATAGAGAATGCTTTCCGCTCCGGAGAGAAATTCGACAGGATCGTCTTCGAGGAGAAGCCCGCTCAGTTTCTATACCAGGACGGAGATAGCTATGTCTTTATGGACATGGTAAGCTACGATCAGATCTATCTTTCCACCGAGGTGCTGGGCAAGGCCATCAAATACCTGACGGACAATATCGAGGTTACCCTGGAGATGTACGGAGAGAGGATTATGGGAATAGAGCTGCCTAACAGCGTGACCCTGAAGATCATAGAGACGTCTCCTAACTTCAAGGGAGATACCGCCTCCGGCGGTGGAAAGCCCGCTACCACCGAGACGGGGCTTACCGTAACTGTGCCGATGTTCGTGGAGGTCGGAGAGGATATAGTGGTAGATACCAGGACGGGGGCTTATCTGGAACGCGCCAAGAAGTAG
- the pilM gene encoding type IV pilus biogenesis protein PilM, whose product MSFWKKNRKKDGFAGLAIMTNGIYYLELLRSDTDLAVNRYEFISYSHGAVKQDSLVDQEEAVRAIGELSDRIGGFGFEVALGIPSRDVMIKNVEFPDMDLEMAKDALHWNFDKNFPYDASEALYDADVIELPDGGKQDRVHLVVAAVRRSKIQGFLERLRDDGLPLSSMEPNNVAAFRAISRGMSIYDHGYIVLIIAAESLQMMIGYRESSLLFRSVPFPTDSVMSMEELSNRVVSEIQATGNYVRTLFRGINLSTVLLAGDVSVRGPLVDRLKTEFNFSVDIVDPWLRCGITGAPDEAGEADVVVGLAARNLI is encoded by the coding sequence ATGTCGTTTTGGAAAAAAAACAGAAAAAAAGACGGTTTTGCCGGTTTGGCCATAATGACCAACGGTATATACTACCTTGAGCTGCTTCGTTCCGATACGGACCTTGCCGTCAACAGATATGAATTCATCAGCTACTCTCACGGTGCGGTCAAACAGGACTCTCTCGTCGACCAAGAGGAAGCCGTCAGGGCAATAGGGGAGCTTTCCGACAGGATCGGAGGCTTCGGTTTCGAAGTGGCCCTGGGGATTCCCTCCAGAGACGTCATGATAAAAAACGTGGAGTTTCCTGATATGGACCTGGAGATGGCCAAGGATGCGTTGCACTGGAATTTCGACAAAAACTTTCCGTACGATGCTTCAGAGGCCCTCTACGATGCCGATGTGATAGAGCTTCCTGACGGAGGAAAACAGGATAGAGTTCACCTGGTCGTGGCGGCGGTGCGGAGATCCAAGATTCAGGGTTTTCTGGAAAGACTTCGAGACGACGGACTCCCGTTGTCGTCGATGGAGCCCAACAACGTAGCGGCCTTCAGGGCCATCAGCAGGGGAATGTCTATCTACGATCACGGTTATATCGTCTTGATAATCGCGGCGGAATCGTTACAGATGATGATAGGCTACAGAGAGAGCAGCCTGCTTTTTCGCTCGGTTCCCTTTCCCACCGATTCGGTGATGTCCATGGAAGAGCTGTCCAACCGAGTGGTAAGCGAGATACAGGCTACGGGAAACTACGTAAGGACTCTTTTCCGAGGGATTAATCTTAGCACCGTTCTTTTGGCGGGAGACGTTTCCGTCAGAGGACCTCTTGTAGACAGACTCAAGACAGAGTTCAACTTTTCCGTTGATATCGTCGATCCCTGGTTGAGATGTGGTATAACCGGTGCTCCCGACGAGGCTGGAGAGGCCGATGTGGTGGTGGGGTTAGCAGCGAGGAATCTGATATGA
- a CDS encoding CD1247 N-terminal domain-containing protein produces MSAREKIAYIKGLLDAGTPRDDFEMALYGAIVEALDAVVDDMDRQDESLVALTEELMDLSDYCDGLGEDLDAIEEGWLGEQVLDQEDVLVAEGDEPEGVDLYRPILCPYCSTMFYYRPDLCDENDTVQCPNCRRTFAPSEVELEEE; encoded by the coding sequence ATGAGTGCGAGGGAGAAGATAGCCTATATCAAGGGATTGCTCGATGCGGGGACGCCGAGGGACGATTTTGAAATGGCCCTGTACGGTGCTATCGTGGAGGCCCTCGACGCCGTAGTGGACGACATGGATCGGCAGGATGAATCCTTGGTGGCCTTGACGGAAGAGCTGATGGATCTTTCCGATTACTGTGACGGGTTGGGTGAGGATCTGGACGCCATCGAGGAAGGTTGGTTGGGCGAGCAGGTCTTGGACCAGGAGGATGTCCTCGTCGCGGAGGGAGATGAACCGGAGGGGGTCGACCTCTATCGGCCGATACTTTGTCCCTATTGTTCCACCATGTTCTACTACAGACCGGATCTATGCGATGAAAACGATACAGTCCAATGTCCCAACTGCAGGAGGACCTTTGCGCCTTCCGAGGTCGAGCTCGAGGAGGAATGA
- the nusB gene encoding transcription antitermination factor NusB — protein sequence MKVGRGHYKKHRAREVALQLLYSMDVTKKHDAEEALNDFSFEDEIDVEAGVRALVLGVMDHLGEIDNLINVNVVGWRGDRMVAVDRAAIRLAVYEGLIARVVPVPVAISEAVELVKVFGTDESGRFVNGALARIVRAMPEDDE from the coding sequence TTGAAGGTCGGACGAGGTCATTATAAAAAACATCGGGCCCGGGAGGTGGCTCTTCAGCTTCTCTATTCTATGGACGTGACCAAAAAGCACGATGCCGAGGAGGCGTTGAACGACTTTTCCTTCGAGGACGAGATCGATGTCGAAGCAGGCGTCAGAGCCCTCGTCTTGGGGGTTATGGACCATCTGGGAGAGATAGACAACCTCATAAACGTCAACGTCGTGGGATGGAGAGGGGATCGTATGGTTGCGGTAGACCGCGCGGCCATACGGTTGGCCGTATACGAAGGTCTGATAGCCCGTGTCGTCCCCGTTCCGGTAGCCATATCCGAGGCCGTTGAACTGGTCAAGGTCTTCGGTACCGACGAATCCGGCAGGTTCGTGAACGGAGCCCTGGCCAGGATAGTTCGCGCCATGCCGGAAGACGATGAGTGA
- a CDS encoding Asp23/Gls24 family envelope stress response protein: protein MDDMNHTVVETEKTEIVDVESAVAEAEGELSGDVAGKVHISEDVITELARQALQKVNGIQPASSGIASKLGLGRKVTEGVKVYVDEGENPSISVDAFLMVKYGLRIPDLAWDVQETVKNELEGMTGYAVNYVNIYVQGVYFDEPKVDESSGEVVEPTESTEEEPRDDNEAIDERSETQSKDQE, encoded by the coding sequence ATGGATGATATGAATCACACTGTGGTCGAGACGGAAAAAACTGAGATCGTCGATGTAGAGAGCGCCGTCGCCGAGGCGGAAGGCGAGCTTTCGGGAGACGTGGCCGGGAAGGTCCATATATCCGAGGATGTCATAACGGAGCTCGCCAGACAGGCTCTTCAGAAGGTTAATGGCATTCAACCGGCAAGCTCCGGAATAGCTTCGAAGCTTGGACTGGGACGGAAGGTGACCGAGGGAGTAAAGGTCTACGTCGACGAGGGAGAGAATCCGTCCATCTCGGTCGACGCTTTTCTCATGGTGAAATATGGCCTTCGAATTCCCGACTTGGCCTGGGATGTCCAGGAGACAGTAAAAAACGAGTTGGAGGGAATGACCGGTTACGCCGTTAACTACGTCAATATATACGTTCAAGGAGTGTACTTCGACGAACCAAAGGTCGACGAGTCCTCCGGGGAAGTCGTCGAGCCGACCGAGTCTACGGAAGAGGAACCCCGAGATGATAACGAGGCGATAGACGAGCGTTCCGAGACGCAATCAAAGGACCAGGAATAG
- a CDS encoding type II secretion system protein GspD yields the protein MRNKTIAFFFVLFAFIFAPGPLFSEPLPPSVLSGIMPQQVGADRMTVTVQGMNLPRPEVMNQDGGLVDLIFKGTTVPSSRWERLYNFPILSKVEMDHIEGGLRVRFVTGEKITLHSVKGDPPCNRILLDFRTVSSLKREESAKKLKEPRRIPVDGSDPFQTNRRISVDFRSVDIQDVFRMLADMMKVNIVLDPSVAEIPPLTMRFDEAPLREVFGYLMRLYGLSYAKVGKTLVIGSPEGISKVMGEEKTRVYDVAYSDVKILPDMLGGLTTIPKEKITVDERLGRLFVKGSENQLSDFERVLQTVDDPGKQVMLRARIIEIKDEASDELETMLNAVYKHWWLSTSSSGAEGGYSYVKDPDTYNPPTGEDRPGGIEFPGIKIPDIGTGGIRLLDTGIKALVKDNKGKVLANPSVITVSGQKASIKLVENLKYISARDDAGNPTYSDQEVGPKLEFTPVVGRDGIISVELSISTGEVIAWKEGNQKEEFPQTSEREVVTSVRVRDGEPFVVGGLFNERHTENTTKIPILGDIPLLGEFFKSKNKTDDRTEVVMVVIPYILNVTDGPIERWDL from the coding sequence GTGAGAAATAAAACTATCGCATTTTTCTTTGTCCTATTCGCCTTTATCTTTGCGCCGGGACCTCTTTTTTCGGAGCCTCTGCCTCCGTCGGTTCTTTCCGGGATAATGCCTCAGCAGGTGGGGGCTGACAGGATGACCGTGACGGTTCAGGGAATGAATCTTCCTCGTCCAGAGGTGATGAACCAGGACGGAGGGCTTGTAGACCTGATATTCAAGGGGACCACTGTACCCTCGTCTCGATGGGAGAGGCTCTACAATTTTCCCATCCTCTCCAAGGTGGAGATGGACCACATAGAGGGGGGCCTAAGGGTCAGGTTCGTCACAGGAGAAAAGATAACTCTTCACTCCGTAAAGGGAGATCCGCCATGTAACAGGATCTTGTTGGATTTCAGGACTGTCTCGTCTTTGAAGAGGGAGGAGAGTGCCAAAAAGCTGAAGGAGCCCCGTAGGATCCCCGTCGATGGCAGCGATCCTTTTCAGACCAACAGGAGAATCTCCGTCGATTTCCGTTCCGTGGATATACAGGACGTGTTCAGAATGCTGGCGGACATGATGAAGGTGAACATCGTTCTGGATCCCTCTGTGGCGGAGATTCCCCCTCTCACCATGAGATTCGACGAGGCTCCTCTTAGAGAGGTTTTCGGCTATCTAATGAGGCTTTACGGCCTCAGCTACGCCAAGGTGGGAAAAACCTTGGTGATAGGCTCTCCAGAGGGTATATCCAAGGTAATGGGAGAGGAGAAGACCAGAGTCTACGATGTGGCCTATTCGGATGTAAAAATTCTTCCGGATATGCTGGGAGGGCTAACAACCATACCTAAGGAAAAAATCACGGTGGACGAGAGGTTGGGAAGGCTTTTCGTCAAGGGGTCGGAAAATCAGCTCTCCGATTTCGAGAGGGTGCTTCAGACCGTGGACGACCCGGGCAAGCAGGTCATGCTTCGTGCCAGGATAATAGAGATAAAAGACGAGGCCTCCGACGAGCTGGAGACGATGCTCAACGCCGTCTACAAGCATTGGTGGCTGAGCACCAGTTCCTCCGGAGCCGAGGGCGGCTATTCCTACGTGAAGGACCCCGATACCTACAATCCTCCTACTGGAGAAGATCGGCCTGGTGGCATAGAGTTTCCCGGCATCAAGATACCCGATATAGGTACGGGAGGAATTCGCCTCCTCGACACTGGGATAAAGGCATTAGTTAAGGATAATAAGGGTAAGGTGCTGGCCAACCCTTCGGTTATAACGGTCAGCGGTCAAAAGGCGTCTATAAAGTTGGTCGAAAACCTGAAGTACATATCCGCCAGAGACGATGCCGGGAACCCCACCTACAGCGATCAAGAGGTAGGTCCAAAGCTGGAGTTCACCCCCGTGGTTGGAAGGGACGGTATTATCTCCGTGGAACTTTCAATCTCGACGGGAGAGGTCATAGCCTGGAAGGAAGGAAACCAGAAGGAAGAGTTTCCACAGACCAGCGAGAGAGAGGTGGTTACATCCGTCAGGGTGAGGGACGGAGAGCCCTTCGTGGTAGGAGGTTTGTTCAACGAGAGACACACGGAAAACACCACCAAGATCCCTATACTTGGGGATATACCTTTGTTAGGAGAGTTCTTCAAGTCCAAAAACAAGACGGACGACAGAACTGAGGTCGTCATGGTGGTGATTCCCTATATATTGAACGTAACAGACGGCCCTATAGAGCGATGGGACCTTTGA